In the genome of Desulfovibrio sp. Huiquan2017, the window TCCTGTCATCCGAGCGGGCGGCCAATGTGGCGGATCAGCTCATCAACCGGCTGCACATCGACCCCAAGCGCCTGGTGGTCACCGGCCGGGGGGCGTATCAGCCCGAGCTGCCCGATACGTCGGTGGCCAACCAGACCCTGAACCGGCGGGTCGAAATAGTCATTTCCAACAACAGTTGATTCATCGGAGGCCGTCATGGGCAGAAAAAATCTTATCGGCATCGCCTTGAGCCTGATTATCTTCGCGAGCAGTTTCCTGCTCACCGGGGCGGCCGGGGCATACTTCAATCTGGCGGCCTTCCTGGTCGTCCTGTCCGGCCTGAGCGCGGCCATGCTCATCAGCTATCCGGTCAAGCACGTGGTAAACGCCTTCACCGTGGCCAAGAACGTCTATGGCAACGGGCGGACCACGGCGGAGGAGATCGTCAACACCCTGCTGGACCTGTCGGTCAAGTCCAAAGTGGACGGCGTACTCTCCCTGGAGCGTTCGGCCAACAAGGCGACCAGTTCCTTCATGAAAAGCGGGCTGTGCCTGCTGGTGGACAATTATAAGGAAGAGGAGATCCGCGAGTGCCTGAACGCGGAAATGGCCTTTTTCAACCTGCGCCGCCAGCAGAGCGAACGGTTTTTCCAGACCCTGGCCCGCACGGCTCCGGCCTTCGGCGTGGCCGGGTCGGTCATTGGGCTCATCGGCCTGCTCATGGGCATCAACGACACGGCCGTGATCCTCAAGAATATCCCGGTGGCCTTCATTTCCACCCTGTACGGGCTGATCCTGTCCCATCTGGTGTTCGCGCCCATCGCCGAGAACATCAATTATTCCACCCGGGCCGAACTGCTCAACCAGAAACTGGTCATGGAAGGCATCGTGGCCATCAGCAAGGAGCAGAACTCCTACAAGCTCGAACGCAAGCTGGCCTCATTCCTGTCTCCGTCCGAACGCGAGGGCAAGACCGAGACCCTGCGGCGTATCACCCGCAAGTATGTACAGCGCAAGCGGCAACCCGTGGAACTGGAAGACATGGCGGACGGCGCGGAAGCGGTTGGGGAGGCGGGGGCAAACAAGGCCCCCGAGGCCGCCTGATGGCGGAAGGGGGCGGAAGCCGTCGAATCAGCTAAGGAAGGGGCCTTCGGGCTCCTTTTCTTTTTACCCGATTGTGCTAGGGTGCGCTTCACGGAGGAAAGGGGCGCATGGCCAAGATTCTGGCCGCCGACATCGGCGGCACCAATAGTCGATTCGCCTTGTTCGAGGCGCGGGGCGACAGTCTCGAAATACTGGATTCCATCTGGCTGGATACGCACGGGGCGCGGACCTTCCCGGAACTCGTGGAGCAACTCTGGGATAGCGATTTTCCGGTGCGGCCCGGTAGTTTCGAGGCGGCGGTCCTGGCTCCGGCCGGAGCCGTGTACCATGGCCTGACCTGCCCGGATCTGCCCAACGCCCCCTGGGGCATCGACCTGCGCGAGGTGGATTTCGGCACGTCCGCCGTGCGCCTGATAAACGATTTTTCGGCCCAGGCCTTCGCCTGCCGCACCGCTGCCGTGGACGACGCCCTGGTCATTCAGGACGGCCATCCGGCGGATGGCGACACCATCGGGGTCATCGGGGCGGGTACCGGGCTCGGCTATTCCGCCTTGCTCAAGGCCGGCGACAAGTGGATGGCCCTGCCGTCCGAGGGAGGGCACATGGCTTTTCCCTTTGTCGGCCGGGAAGAGGCCGAGTACGCGGAGTTCAACCGCGTCGAGAGCGGCCGCAACTGGCCGGAAGGGGATTCCGTGGTTACCGGCCTGGGCCTCCGGTTGGTGCATCGCTTCCTGACCGGCGAAGACTTGACGCCCAAGGAGATTTCCGCCGGGTTGACTCCGCAGAGCGAGACCACCAAGTGGTATGCCCGGTTCTATGCCAGGGCGTGCCGCAATTGGGCCATCGGGCTGATGACCACCGGCGGGATGTTCATCGCGGGCGGAGTGGCGGCCAAAAATCCCCTGTTCGTACAGGTGCCCGAATTCCTCGATGAATTTCACAACTCCCATGTCTATCAAGATTTTCTTCATACTATCCCGGTCCGGCTCAACGCCAATCAGGCAAGCGGCCTGTTCGGCGCGGCATTTTACGGCGCGCAGATGCTGACGGAGCACGGCGGGAAGCGGTGATTTCGTGCCCGGAGTGACGGAATCGCCCACCTTCGGGTGAGAACGCGGGGCGCGCCCCTTGATTAATTGCCCGGACACGGGTACGAAGCCCGACGTTCCGACATCGTGTGAAGGAGTATACCCATGGTTGACAAAAGCCGATATCAGAAGATGTTTCCGGTTTCCTGGGAGCAGTTGCACCGCGACTGCCGGGCGTTGTCCTGGCGGCTGGTGGAAAAAGGTCCCTGGAAGGGCATCCTGGCCATCACCCGGGGCGGACTGGTCCCCGCAGCCATCATCGCCCGAGAACTGGACATCCACCTCATCGACACCATCTGCCTGTCCTCCTATAATTGGAAGGAGCAGGGCGAGGCCAGCGTGCTCAAGGCTGCGGACAACGACGGCGAAGGCTGGCTGCTCATCGACGATCTCGTCGACACGGGCAAGACCGCCAAGATCGCCCGCGACATGGTCCCCAAGGCGCATTTCGCCACGGTCTACGCGAAGCCCGCTGGCCGTCCCACGGTGGACACCTTCATCACCGAAGTCAGCCAGGATACCTGGATTCTGTTCCCTTGGGACGCCGGTGCCCAATTTGTGGAGCCCATCGCCTTGGTCTCGGACTAGCTGGGCGTTTCCCCCGAAAAACATCTCCTTGAAAAACAAGGGAATCGCCGTGGCTGGAATAAATTGGGTCTTGCCCGATACCAACCACTGATATATGCATTTTTGATATGCAACCGCTAACGGAGAGGTCCTCATGAAGAAACTGCTGAAATTGATTGGTCTGCCTGCGGCCCTGCTGCTGGCGCTGTCCCTTTTCGCCT includes:
- a CDS encoding MotA/TolQ/ExbB proton channel family protein translates to MGRKNLIGIALSLIIFASSFLLTGAAGAYFNLAAFLVVLSGLSAAMLISYPVKHVVNAFTVAKNVYGNGRTTAEEIVNTLLDLSVKSKVDGVLSLERSANKATSSFMKSGLCLLVDNYKEEEIRECLNAEMAFFNLRRQQSERFFQTLARTAPAFGVAGSVIGLIGLLMGINDTAVILKNIPVAFISTLYGLILSHLVFAPIAENINYSTRAELLNQKLVMEGIVAISKEQNSYKLERKLASFLSPSEREGKTETLRRITRKYVQRKRQPVELEDMADGAEAVGEAGANKAPEAA
- a CDS encoding glucokinase: MAKILAADIGGTNSRFALFEARGDSLEILDSIWLDTHGARTFPELVEQLWDSDFPVRPGSFEAAVLAPAGAVYHGLTCPDLPNAPWGIDLREVDFGTSAVRLINDFSAQAFACRTAAVDDALVIQDGHPADGDTIGVIGAGTGLGYSALLKAGDKWMALPSEGGHMAFPFVGREEAEYAEFNRVESGRNWPEGDSVVTGLGLRLVHRFLTGEDLTPKEISAGLTPQSETTKWYARFYARACRNWAIGLMTTGGMFIAGGVAAKNPLFVQVPEFLDEFHNSHVYQDFLHTIPVRLNANQASGLFGAAFYGAQMLTEHGGKR
- the gpt gene encoding xanthine phosphoribosyltransferase, with the translated sequence MVDKSRYQKMFPVSWEQLHRDCRALSWRLVEKGPWKGILAITRGGLVPAAIIARELDIHLIDTICLSSYNWKEQGEASVLKAADNDGEGWLLIDDLVDTGKTAKIARDMVPKAHFATVYAKPAGRPTVDTFITEVSQDTWILFPWDAGAQFVEPIALVSD